The sequence TTCTTTCTGGATGACATGTTAATGCCATGCAGATGGTTGTTTAAGTGATGTACATTGTGGGTCAAGGGCAAAAGTCGAATGTTGCATGGAGCAAAATGATCAGCATCTCCTATAACTATAAAGTATAGTACTTGAACACATGAAATTAGCATATTTTCCTTTTTAGTAATTTTTAGGCTGACAAGGTGTTCAGTCTCTTCAAATGCCAACAAATTTAACAGATTGGCATAGCCCCCCTGTTTCATGCCTAGATGCATGAAGATTTTATTTAAGCTATATTTTAGCATGTATCAAAATTTTGCTTATGCTAATCAGAACCATAGATACTTATTAATGGGCTAACGAGAATTTGAAGCATAAAAGGTAATAATTAAAGTAAACTAATTCTTGTCTTCAATAACCAACATCAGTTTTTAACATAAGAAATCGGATATATTAATGCACAGGGCACAAGTGAGTgctttgcattttcaaacatctgCAAGCTAGTAGATCCATTGTGCCTAGAATAAATTCCTTTCGCTAAATTATTTGTACTGTATAAATTACAATAGTAAGATGACCATCTACACTTAACTGACCCCAATTGAGCTTCTTTACCCTCATAAGCCCTTTATTTTGCTTCCTCTATGTTATTCAAGAGACAGAGGAATGGGAACGACAGTATATCTCACCTCTATTACTCCTTTGTCAGTAGATTGAAGAATAACATTATCCTAAAGTATGTTCACTGCTGTGCAAAATTATGTTGAGCAATATGTCTAGAACCTGACCTCTAGGATGTAAAAGGTTAACACAAGCAACCAGAAAGAAAATTTAGCCTATAAGTTTTTGCGGAAGAATTTGTAACATATTAGGGCATCCCGAACCAATCTGGGTTGATTCATTCGGTTCCAATATAACCAACTGATTTGTGTGTATCTGCACAAATCTTTCTCATTACTTCAGTGGATCCTCCCAAAAAGGAAAAACGAAAAAATGAGTAAATTAcgcacttcttttttttatgttaaaatttgGCTCGTAAATACGAGTAGTTTATGTGAGTTTTTCAGGAGATCACCACATGAGTTTTTCAATAGAAGAAAACATTCTTTGTCTGAGCTTCCCAATAGCTTCTTATGTTTCTCGGGCCAGATTAGATCTTTCTGTTCCATTTGGTTGCTGTTGAAGTTTGGACATGAGAACTGAATAGTTTCAACTCACTCACTGTATTTAGCCAATTTGACGAGACTTTAGTTACTTTTTGTGAGAAATAAAGGTTTACAAAGTAAAACAACATTTACCAGTAAAGCTCAATTACACATGCAGAAAATGAAAGACAGTAAATGAAATTCAACCCAAAAAAGTACACATGCAGAAACAGGGCAGCTCATAAGGAGCATGGCCCTTTGACCTAAACATAGTTCTCTCTATTGAGTTCAAGTGGTAAATAGCTGACTGGAAAAATTCACTTGACATGTCGACTGGCCATATCTAGATTTATAGCTACTTATATCCGTACCCATAAgttcctagcatgcaaagcacgAATGTACTGAAGGATTGGCGGAATAGTGTTTTAGCGATAACCATGTCACCTCGTGGATGGAGTTCCAAGGAACAAACATTCTGATCAGCTGCAAGCTAAACAACACCCATGCCCAAGGATAAATCCACGAAACAGTTGCTCCACAAACTTGCATAAGAAGCCATTTAACATAACTTTCTGGAGAAAGAAGATGAAACTGTGAAGTGATTTGAGGAAGATGAGGAGGAAGGGGTGATCTCTGCCTCTTCCCCAAAACGGCAGGAAGGTTGGGACCCTTACAAGTAGGGGAGTGAATTGACTAAATAACCTTAGTTGGTTTTACGCTGTTTATTGGATGatcctaaaattattttctttatttacaaCATTTTTTTGAGATTTATTATAATAATTCTCCCCTTCTTCATGACACCCTCTGATTGCTGATTGAGCAGGTAAGCAAAATGCTTAAACCAGACAAGTGGCAGGCAACTTTTGACAGCAATGGGAAGGTTTTTGGTTTTCGCAAAGTGCTAAAGCTGATCATTTTAGGGGTATGCTGTTTCATCGCTTCTTTATATCTGGAATTCTACTGCATTTGGTTTATTGTGGTATGCTTGAATTGTTAAAGTATGTCTTTTGcttttatataattatttgtgagctatcttctttttcttgttacTGCTAAATGTTTTAGCAATAAACTAGTATGAAAAGGGTCTAAAAAGTAAGTAGAATGATGCTTGGTGCTAGCATGGTTTTGTGTTGACGACCACCTTCTTTCTGTTTCACATCACATGATACTTTTCCAGCAAGGGCTTTAGTTTCCTCTTGAATTTTAATAATGATCCCCCATTGCCCTTCTGGAAGCTTCTGAGTTTTTCATGACCAGTCCAGTTAGCAGCCATAATCTGTGAGGTCTAATATGTTTAGTTGATGTTTTTACGAGTGAACatcttttatagttttatacaCCTCCTGGTTCATGAGTGATATAGGAGCTGATTTTGATCTAGTTTGAGCTTAATTTGGGTTgctaaaatgataaaaacagaAAGTTGCTGGAAATTACCACTTTTATCAGCTAGTAGGAATCATTTTATAGCAGGAAGGAGTTTTTGCTTGGTTTTTGCCCAACTGGAAATTTTGCAAACGTTGtccgaatttgatgaaatttgaCTGGCTAAAGCGAAACGGCATTCTGAACCGAACCTGGCGCCTTTGGCCCTAGGTCCCACCCTCGTTTCTCCAAATTCCATCGTTTCGGGCCTCAAACGGGCATTTTTCTGTTTTAGgggttttttttgtaattttatatttCCGTGTTTTCATCCTTAGGGTTGTAGCTGGCCCTAGTAGTCATTATCtctttcatttcaatcaatatatcaaaacctaaagagttttctctcaacctTTGGGTGGATTCCCGTGTTATTGTGCCTCGGACGTTGGTTTGATTTgcgtttcttttctttattgattCTGCCTGCATTAATGAGAGGCTGGACATTGGTTGTGTGATGCATTTTTCCTCTTAAAATCTTATCATTATAGTGTAGGGTATTTAGTTGTAATTAATATTAGCCTTTTAAAACTAGCCAGTATTCATTGTTGTTGCATTTGGCCTTGCATGAATTTTTCTTTCAATGTAGAAGTTCCATTCTGCATGGTctgttttaaatttttgtcgGTTTAATCTTGATTGAAAAATTTTAAAGTTCTGTTCTCTTTCTTCGCGCATATAACACTTAAAAAAATGTACCTTGAAGTgctgctaatttttttttacccatATTGCATGTTATTTGCTACATTTCAGGGTGTGGAGCCATCTATTAGGCCTGAAGTTTGGGAATTTCTACTTGGTTGTTATGCGCTTGGCAGTACAGCTGAGTATCGAAGGCAACTAAGATCAGCCCGGAGGTTTAAGCCCATCTACTTTcagattttgttttgaatttagATTTGTTTGGAAAACTTTAGATTTTGTTTTCATGCTGAGATAtacatttttcttcaaataCTTTTTGCAACTAAGAATAACCTTGAGATTTTGGCCATTTAACTTTAAAATTTACATTTTATGCTGGTATATATCCATTTGTGGGATTTTAGGGTGGCTGCTGTATCTTCAAATAAAAGTGATTCAATTATCCGGTGGGCTTATTATGGTCATTTGTCTAGTTGGTTTTATTCAGATTATGATGaaattttgtttgttaaattATCTGAAATGTGTCGTGCAGTATTTTGTTCATTGTATTGTCCTTATGTTGTTTTTTCATAGATACTGCCGGACCAGGTATTTAATTAGGACTGGCTGTTCATAGCTGTTAAATCTCATTTTGCTCCCTTCTTTTCATATTAGAGGGTTTGCTACATCTTAATTTAATGTTGGAAATAATTGTTCCTTCTGACTTCTGGCAGAAACAAGTATAGTTGTACCAAATGTATCAGTCAGCATTAATTTGGTCCGGTGCACTGAACTTTTTGTTTCATAGGTTAGTTTGTCCCATACTTTACGTAGCTGAAATTCGCTTACGTGCTTGACCTGAGTTATGAATGGAGCTGTGTTTGTTTTAACGAAAAGCGAGCTTGATAGTAAAATTCGGTGAAGTGGTAGGAAGCTATGCCAAGTCAGCTGTGCTGGAAGAGTGTCATATTAAACCTTTAGTGTTGAAAGGGAAAGGTTTTAGTCACATTTGTATTTTGCTTTTACATGTAAACATCTTCCATCTTCTACTGGGTTGTTTTCTGTACTTCATTATGCTCTGTGCTTTGCACTTTGCAGTACTGAAGGATCAGCATGGTTAGTATTTTAAGTGTCTGTATTGCTTTTGGTATTTCCTATTCCTTTTGTCAAGGGGTTGTGGTTCAAGTGAGTCATCTAAATTATTTTTTGCCTGTTTCAATTAACAACACTATGAACTTATTATGCAGGGAACGATATAATGACCTGATTAAGCAATGCCAGTCGATGCATTCAAGCATAGGAACTGGTTCACTCGCCTATGTTGTTGGATCCAAAGTTATGGACATGAGGACAGCATCCAAAGATGATGGGGAAAGGGAAGTTAAAGTTGAGAGTGGAAAATCTTCTGTTGATAATACCAATAAAAAAGAGAGTTCTCTTGATTGGAAGAATAACTGTACAGATACGTCGTATATGTGTGAAAGGGAAAGTTCTGGTGATTCTGCTGACCTTGTTAGTGTGAGGGGAAGCAAAGATGGTGGAGCATATGGCAATTCTTGTTTTCTGCCTTCCTCGGATTTACAAAATCACAGCTCACCTAAACGGGAGATAGAAGCTCAAGGATCACAATATATTGGCCAAAGTTTTTTTGATTTTCCTCCATTACCTGTTACAGATTTGTTTGAGAAGGgtagaaaagaaaatcattctACTCACCAAAAATTGAGATTTGAAGATGACGCGGTGCATGAGTTTCAAATTAATAACAATATAGATTTAGTAATCGAATCAAATGGTTCACGGTCTAACAATGTTTCATGCCAAATGGACTCTGAAATTGAAATGGTTCATCCTGAATCCAGTGCAACGGCGCTGCAGTCTAATAGTGTCGTTTCCCAAACTGAAGTAGTTAACAGACTGAGTATGTCAGATGCTCAGGATAGAGCAATTGGTAATGCAACATCTCAACCGGCAGCTATCAATGAAGAAAGAGTTTCTGAATGGTTATGGactttgcatagaattggtAACTTAGCTATGCAtgttactttactttgatagaAACGATAATTGAATCTATCTCATGTTTTATTAGAACTCCAGCATTTTTTCTGAAATGCAATTGTTCTTTTTCAGTTGTTGATGTGGTAAGAACAGATAGTCATCTTGAATTCTACGAGGACATGAAGAATTTAGCTAGGATGTCCGATATCCTTGCTGTTTATGCATGGGTTGACCCTGCAACTGGTTATTGTCAAGGTTGTAATATTCTAAATTCTCAGTTTTGACTGAACCCTTTAGTAACCTTGAACATCAAGCATTGCGTGTTTTAATTGGAAAATGTGATTTTAGGCATGAGCGACTTGCTGTCTCCTTTTGTTGTCCTCTTTGAGGATGATGCTGATGCATTTTGGTGCTTTGAGATGCTTCTGAGGAGAATGGTATCTCTTAACTTGGCAAAAATATTAAGTTCCATTATGTAACACTCTCTCTCTGACATATGCTGATATGCTTCTTGATCCTGTTCAGCGTGAAAACTTTCAGATGAAGGGACCAACCGGAGTGATGAAGCAGTTGCAAGCTCTGTGGCATATTTTGGAACTCACAGACAAGGAAATGTTTGCACACCTGTCACGTATAGGTGCTGAAAACCTTCATTTCGCATTCCGGATGCTGATGGTTCTCTTCCGTCGAGAGATACCTTTTGCTGAGACTCTTTGCATGTGGGAGGTTTGTACCTTTCACTGATATCCCGCTCTGAAAGATTGAATTTAAATTACAGTAATTTTTGTGGTGTCAATTTCAATTTGAGTGAATTGGGAATTCCATAAGTAAACTGATGATCCCATGACATGGAATACTTATGGTGTTAATTACATGCCTGCTGAGATCTTTTCTGTCACCTACTGTCTACTGAATGTTCTTTAATGTTATGACTAATTGGTGGGAAAatattttgttggttttttgtTAGTTGGTAAACACTCTGCCCCTCCCACCCCGGGTACTCATATTTTGAAATCTAAACTTGAAGAATATCTTTGGGTTGGGTGCTGTTTCAGTGGCGAATGCAGAAGGTACTTTTGGGAATGTGCTGCGGCGTAAAAAAACAGTTGCGACTGCTTTTCACCTCGTTTTTAGTTCTGAATCATGAACGTTACGGCAAGTATGATTAGAACATCTATGGGCTGATACATAAATAAGAAATTGGGCGCAGCCACAAAATAGAAGTTTCATTCAATGGTGTCTATAGATCATATATGATTTGGAGTTTCAAATTTACGTTCTGTCTATGGCTCCACTGTGTATACTTGCCCCTCTGGAGAGAAGTTCACGTTAAGGTATCAACATGCTATTTAGTTTTTTGACTTGCCTTGAAAACCCTTTAAATGATGTGCCTTGTGATTGGAACTAAAGTGATAATATCTTCTagaattgaataaaaaatatttaattgggGTGGTTAATGATTGTATTCACCTATGTTACATTATAAGATCCTAATCCTGGCTGATCTTTGTAAATGTCATAACCCAAACAAAGACATAAAGTTGAAGCAGCTAATTTTAGTTTCTTGGTTCCATCTGATGATTTCTGTGTGTTGTATGTGATTAGCACATCAGCCttgaaaaactagcaagtcaataTTATATAGATAATCTTAAATAGCAATAGCAGGAGCATGTCAATATCAAAGAGATAAAATGGTGCTCCAAAAATGTCTGGTCATACAtcatctttactaacgaaactaGTCAAATCAGCTATAGTCCAATCGGACTTAAAATAAAGACACtgagataattaaaaaaaatgaggctTGGAGTGAAAGGagtttgttataatttgaagagggTGGAGAAGTAGAAGATGGAGGTGAGAGAGAAGTTGGCCCAAACTACTTGAGGTATTGTCCACACTTTGGATCCAAGGCCCGTGTGGCTTGGTCCTTCTAAAAGGCACCTCAAGTGTTATTATATTGGGCCatgtttataaaccacattgCTTGGTGCCTTGGACTCACCAAGAGATGTGGGACTTTAACAGAGTTCAACAAAAATGATGtcaaatttatttgaatttaggattaatttaaaataaatcttGTCGTCGTTATTGTTAACTAAGATGCTAATGGAGTTATATTTTCTTCACAAATCAATATTCTAAAGGAGTTTTCTGTTAGAATTTGAACTTAGAGAAGGAAGTATGCAAGAACATTATTCAAGACTTTCGAAATTCTGAAGAGATGGGGGAAGCCTTTAATATTTGGCAAGCTTTaaacaaatatagaaaaaaaatgaaggggTTTTCATTATTTCTGCAAAACTGAAGTGATGGGCGATTTTTTGTAGTTATTTAATTTCATTCTTGTGTAAATATGGTATTTttcacagaaaaagaaaaggagatttTATTATCCTGTCTGAATGAGACATTTTTGCTGAAATAGATTTGAAGATATTCCCATGTTTACGGTGTGTCATCTTATGGCATATATGTAATGTATATCAGTACTCATctgcaaataaaataaaataaaaagtaaagtaTGTTATTATTATAGAAACTGAGGCTGTAATCTTTCATGATTTTAGTTGTATCAAATCCTAGGTTATGTTGGATTTTTTTCATGCCCTTATAGTGGTTTAGTTTGAGATTGTTGGACACGTCTCTCATCATATAGGTGCGTTAGCATGGTCACGTAGAAGCTATTTGTGGCGTTGAGTAGCCCCTCTAAGAGATTATAGCTTTATTTACTTTCTACATTAGTGTACAATGTAAACTACGTATGATTTTCCCATTCTTCTGCATCATTTTACATTCCTATGTCCTTGTTACATAAATTGACATCCTTGATGCAGATGATGTGGGcagctgattttgatgaatcCACGGTCTCGTATTTAGGGGAGaattgtttggatggattggtgCTTCAGCTTCCAAGGGATTCTGAGAATGGAGGGGAAAAGATGGTAGAAAGTGGAGAACATAGTAATGGTAGCTTAAAGGGTGGTTCAGAAGTGAAAAATGGAAATGGGGAGCATTCCTCGGCTGAAAACATTGCAATTAAATCAGCATCAGGGCATCCATTCTGTGGCTTGACAAGGAGTTTTTGGTCAAGAACCGATCACATGCAAATTTGCTCTGCAGTCTCTTCAACTAAAAATGGGGATGACGAGCTACCCGTCTTCTGTGTGGCAGCAATTCTTATCATTAACCGTCATAAGATTATAAGAGAAACCCGTTCAATTGATGATCTGATTAAGGTAGGTGTATCATCATGTCTACTTTTATAGACTTCTTGCATTTTAGATGGTAACACTTGCGTACTAATTCATTGTTGTAAATCACATGGGTAAAAGAGTAGATCCAAGTTTGTTAGAAGAATTGCTttcattttaacttttaaggcTACCTAGGGTATGGGGGAGCTTATGTGTTCATCTTTTCCATAAGCATGGCgttattttatcttttgtgtCTAATAAATGGAATACTTTGTTCCATGTTGTAACCTGGACCCATCCTCTACACATGGCCATGTATCAAGTGGAACTCTGTCTTATTAGAATCAAGTAGTAGATTGACTAGCTTTAATACACTAGTGTAAAGGCTTTTTCTTTGCCTGTTGTTAAACTGTAAAATCATTTTAAATTATGCAGTATGCACTTTCAAAATAACATTTCTAATATGAATAGATGAACTCATGAAAGCGGACTTCTTGATGTAACATAAATCATTACTTGAAAATGGTTGTATACTAGCTGCACCCTTTGATACATTCTCTTTTTCATTCCACATATATGTGAATGAATTCAATAACTGGTGGAATTTGCTTTTGTGTTCAATCATCATTGACCCATATACTCAATTTATTCCAGATTTTTAATGATAATCAGCTGAAGATCCGCATCAAACGATGTATACGTTCAGCAATCAAACTtcggaaaaaatatttttacaagGTTTGATGCTTGGATTACTCTATTTGCTTACTGTTCTATTGTGTCTATCATAtctattctttattttcttgttacTTTAATATGAGCTACAGATTCCTTTTACATACTCTTTTGATGCTTTCCTTCTTTGACCGAAGTCTGTAAGCTTTTTCTGGTCATTTGGTGCTTTGCTAATATGGTCTTGGCTGCCCTCATCAATTTTATCTGTTTTAACACTGTTTTGCTTATTCCATCTGATACTCAAGGGGGATAAATAACCATATTTAGATGTTGAATTTTGTGATGAAAATTTAATTACGTGATGCCATTCCACAGTCTATTAACGCTACTATTGTTTCGAATCAGCTAATCAAGAGCAAGAGCCCTGAATCTCAGCATGATGAATAGGATCGGGGACTTCCTATCTACTTATTCTCCATCTACTTACATAGCGATAGGGCAATGATTTATATTTTGGTAACTACGGCCTTGCATTATTGACAACGTTGTGATCAAATTACATTATTTGGATTCATGATGGAATTATTTATGCAAAAGAGCTTCTGCCTTCTGGAGTTTGTTCAGTTCCTTGTACTTCCATTATGTCCTCCACAGCTTTTGCAAGGTAACTACTGGCTTGTTCTTTAACTATTCTGTACCGCAATGTTATTACCCAATGCAAGACAAAACTTGTGTTTATATTTACACCTCTGTTGTTGTTTGTATATTTTCAGCATGTATGTCATTAGATTGGTGCTACTGCATAAGAGCTTATAAACAAATCTGGGGGCTTCAACCATTGATTATCAATTCCAAAATGTTGGAAGTATTGTAGCTTTGCTGGTATTTTACTTCTTTTCTTAATGATTTGGgtcttttttgggttttgcaGAGGACTGCAGACAATGTTCAGAATTCAGGAACTCCTTATGCATTTTCACTAGAAAAGGGTTGTTCATACGCCACTCCTTGCTCGTCTGCGACATGAAATTTCTTATACCTCATGCTGGAGGGAATAAGAAACTTGATAAAAGAAGTACAATAATAAGCTTGGAAACCAAACTTAATCTTAATTAGAATTAAGATTGAACGGTGTCGGCTGTTCATTTTATTGTACTTCTTATTtagaagtttttgtgtaatgttGGTTTTGCTTAGATCTCTATATGCATGACCATGAGTAAACAACTGTTGAAGAAGGCATTTTGTGTAGGAAGCAGTAGTAGTATGAAGAAGAGGTTGTTGTCAACGTATAGAGGCTTTGTAGACATTTTGTGTCATTTTACTTCTATTGAGCGATAGGTTCATTTCAAAAATCAGGCTGCTTGATTTTCTTACAACGTTGCTGCATTCTCCTTAAAACGTTTTTATCATATTTTGAAGTAGCATTTACTTATTCTCTTCATTGATAACTCACCATTTATTGGACTTGGAACATCGTTGCTCTCTCTCTAAGTAGATTGGTGGCCGAGGGCTCCTGCAATGGAAGTCATTGCAGAGGAGGCCATCATAGATAAATAGACTGAACGTCTGTAAACACTCTTGGCACGATTTTTGTCTAACGCGAGGTCCAACAGAATCATGAAACCAAAAGCGAGGTCTTCAATAATGTATTGTCTGTCGACTCGGTTTATCATAAATCCACATCATCACACAAGTAAGTAACCAAACGAAAATTCATACAACCAATTAGTTGTCCGATTCCCAAACATCTAGCCCGTACGACTTCGTTTATCCTTAATAGGGTTGttcaaaaaaaaccacaaaaaccgAAATCGATtggttattttttataataaaaaattacacatttcTCTATTAAAaatcgaacaaaaaaaaaagtgataaaaCCCCGACAAAATGATTGTTTTATCGGTTATATTCATGTagaaaatccaaaaacaaaCTATAATATAACCGATCGCGGACACCCCTACTCTTTATGTTATATCACTTAATTAATGATACTTTGAATACAAAGTAAAAGCCCTAGTTGGTTGTTCACCGGTTGGCTAAGTCCAGCCCGGAATTTTATGTTCATAAATCAATAACAGGCCTTGGAGGAAGACGACGGGGCCAGTCACGGGATCCTGAGCGGAGCCGATGCCAGGGGCTCCACGATCACGTCGTAATGAGAGACCACCATGAAGAAGGTGAGAAGAATTAGGAAATAGCTTTTCACTTTCGGACTTTCAGTGTGGCTTTAATCACGGGCAGATCACGTGGTGTCActcttttatagttttattggATCTGACGATTGACCAGTCCGAACTGGGAGAGAGTGAAAATGGAGGAACCGTCGTCTCCTGGAACTAACCCAGTAGACATGAAAGACTGCATAGAAGAGATGTTAAAATTCACTCTTGATTCTCATATCAAAGAAACCCTGGAATTCGATCTAGGGCTCTCAAAGGATTTCCGCTCTCTTCTCCTCGAGGACTCTCAATGTCATACTGGTAAACAATcaaatcttttcttttcttttttggttgaatAGAAATCGAAGAGTGCATACTTTTATTTTGGATTGTTTGGACGGGTTTTGTTCAGTACGTGTATGGCTTCTTAGTTGAGAAAATTTTGGCACCAACTTCCTGCTCTTGCATAATCTTTTAATTTTGGTTGATGAAGATAAGATAGAAATCAAAGGgtgcaaaattttattttggattgtTTGGATGGCTTTTGTTCAGTACATGTATGGCTACTTAGTTAGGAAACTTTTGGCACCAAATTCactcattttgattttgttcatTCAAAATAATTTTAACAGAATGCATGGAGGTAGGGTTGTAAAAATTTACCGACAAAAATGGAAACTTAtgtaaaaaaaccaaaaaatattgaCGGAAATTCCGAAAAAAACCGACAATAACCGATTGATTGGTgggttaaatttatgtaaaaaaaggGATCGAGACCGACTGTTTTCACCCTTACATGAAGGTGTGCCAGTTTGGTCAGTGGAACgtaatggaaaaaaataaatgataatgTCAGCGATTTACTAAATTTCATTTATGTTCTAGATATTCATGCGTCTTTCAAGTTTTGCGGATGTCATTTTCATTATGCTCAGATGTTGCAGATTGTGTAGATAAAGATCTCCAATATCCTCTATACAAGCTTCTTGCATCTTCTCTGTATGAATCTATTGCTTCTGGAGCGTTTTGTGGAAGAGAGAGTGAAATGGCATCTTTGAAGGAAAATGATGTGTTGTTGAGTGAACGAAAAGAAGATGACAAGTCAAAGCAGAAACAAAAGTGGCTTGATTTGATTCTGGATAGGGGATTTGAGATACTAAACGTATGTATGTCTCAATAAACAGATCCAGATGATAAAGCCAATTCAACTGTTAGAAAACTAATAATTTCATATTATCAGATATTGAAGAGCATAAACTTTGAGCTTCATGTTCAGGAGCCTTTCTTTACACAGCTAAGAGGTATTAATGTGTTTGTTTTGTCTCTGTTAATAATTTCTGCATTGGTGGGTTACATCTCATTTAGCTTTAGTAGGATGCATTACCATCATTTCCACAATTTCTAGAATCCTCATATTCTACTTAGTAACTTTCCATAATGTCCTTTCATGTAGATGGCCACAAAACAGTTGAAGGAAGGTGTGCTACTGGTGATTATAATCGGTATGGCTGATCTCAATAAACATGTATGAACCAGGCATTAAATGATCCGAATAAAATTttggttactttttttttgatgcgTTTCAGTCTGGTAAATCCCTGATTAGAATTGGCATGGCCATTGTAAAATGATCCAAGTAACATTTTAGTTACTTTTTCCTTGTTTATAACATTATGCTATGTCAGGGAGACCTTTCGCTTGTTGAGTTCCATGTGCTTTCCTCTCTATGCAGTATGGGGTCCTCTCTCATTAATTCccttttaattttctctttttttttttataatctcaGAATTGAATCAGGATCGTCTATTCTTTTTAATAAATGCGTGGTTCATGAGGTTCAGGTGACTATTCCTTAGTGCATATTTTCTACATTTTCTTTTTGCAATATATTCTCGTCTAACTTCTAGTGACGCAGGAGGTTCGTCGTTATGCTTCATTCCATGAGATGTTGGAATCAGAGGGTCTGGCAAAAGTCCTTCCTGGAGTAAAAACCACTGACAGAGGCAAGTGAAGAAATAGATTTAGGAATTTGGATTTTTGTCCCTGAAATTGAAATGCTTCGTTGTTGGGGATCATTTAATTGTCTATGATTAATGGACTAGTGTTTTCCCATGACAAAATTTGTATAAGGATGAAGAATCAACCTTTTTCAGGTGTTCAAGTTTACAGAAACTTCTACAcggaagagaaggagaggtcCAATGGTGTCCTCGCAATTTGTGTTGCAAAATGTCCCAGCCAACCCTACTTTTTGCTGGCTGAAATTTTATCTGTAAGTGTGCTTATTCACAGTTCTTTACAGGAGCTATTAGGTTATATCATTTCAAATTGAGACAAGAATTTCAGTTAAACATTCAAACAAAAAGTTCAGTTCGATTTTCGTAATCTGAGTATCAAGTCA is a genomic window of Tripterygium wilfordii isolate XIE 37 chromosome 16, ASM1340144v1, whole genome shotgun sequence containing:
- the LOC119980849 gene encoding uncharacterized protein LOC119980849, with translation MEEPSSPGTNPVDMKDCIEEMLKFTLDSHIKETLEFDLGLSKDFRSLLLEDSQCHTDCVDKDLQYPLYKLLASSLYESIASGAFCGRESEMASLKENDVLLSERKEDDKSKQKQKWLDLILDRGFEILNILKSINFELHVQEPFFTQLRDGHKTVEGRCATGDYNRIESGSSILFNKCVVHEVQEVRRYASFHEMLESEGLAKVLPGVKTTDRGVQVYRNFYTEEKERSNGVLAICVAKCPSQPYFLLAEILSGLRCDGVDYLLGLSHQVGTRSRDF